The window CGCTGCTTCACTCATCGTCGTTGCTCCTTCGAACCCGCCGCATCGCCCCGCGGTGGGTCAAACTGCTGCTCTCGCCATGCGCGCCCGCATCGTCAGGCGCGCCTCGATGGCCTCGATCTCGGACACCCACTCCGTCCCCAACCGGCTGGCGCGGGTCAGCGCCTCCCGTGAGCTCGTGTGGTCCTCGCCGGCGGCCACGCGCTCCTCGAGGGCGCGCTCGATGGCCTCGTAGACGCGGTTCATCTGGCGGGTCAGCGCCTCGATGTCGCCGCGCACGAAGAGGAACTCCTTCTGGATCTCCTCGATGGTGTAGCCCTGGCGCATCAAGCGCCGGATGTGGTCGATCTGGCGCACGGCCGTGGCCGGGTAGAGCCCCTGGCTACCGCGCGCCTTGCCCTCACGACCGACCCGCACGCTGCGCGGGAGCAGCCCGAGCTGGACGTACTTGCGGAAGGTGGCCTCCGTGATGCCGCGCCCCTGCGACGCGAACACGTCCACGATCTGCTGAACGTTCATCCCCGTCGGGTGACTCTGCTCCACGTCGTCGAGCTCCGCTTCGGAGAAGCTCGAGTCCGCGTCTGCGGAGGTCTGCCCGCGTCGGGCTCGGTCGTATCGGGTGAGAGTAGTCATCTCGTTGAAGGCGCTCGAATGTATTCCTTTCAAGAGAATGTGGTCAACTATTTTCATCAGATTTCTTGACCCTAGGGGATGCGATCAGATCGAGCTGAAATTATTGACTTTTGGTCGCAGCGACCGCGGGGCGACGATGGGCTGAACGATAAAAATATCGATCTCATGCTCTCGCTGATGATCGCGTCGTTGTTCCACCGAGGCCGATCTCTCACGTTCGACCCCGATCCCGCGCGAGACGGCCCCATGCAGCGCCCGTCGCCCCCCTGCCGTTCCCGGCGCTTGGTGTGCGACAAGGCGGACGACCTCCCACCGTCGCTCGCCTTCTGGGATTGACCCCCGGACGCGACCGGGATACTCGTCAGCGAACCCGATGGACCCCCGTGCGTGGCGACGATTCAGGCGGAACAAGGGCGCGCTCGTGGGGGCTGCGCTGGTCACCGCCATCACCCTCACGGGCCTCCTCGGTCCTTTCCTCGCCCCCCACGACCCCGCCGAACAGTTCCGTGACGCGCTGATCGACACGGACACGGGCCTTCCGCGGGGGCCCTTCGAGGTGGCTGGGCACCCGCTCGGCGGTGATGGCCCGTTGGGTCGGGACGAGCTCAGCCGCTTGCTCCACGGCGCGTCCGTGTCGATGGCGGTGGCGTACCTCGCGACGGGCCTCGCGCTCCTGATCGGCGTCGCCGTGGGGCTCCTCTCGGGCTACTTCCAGGGGTGGCTCGACTTGGTGTCGATGCGCTTCGTGGACCTCGTCCTGTGCATGCCCTTCCTGCTGATCGCCATCGTGCTGCAGAAGGTGTGGGTCGTGGAGGGCACGCTCGCGCCGCTGATGGTGCTGTGTGTCATCCTCGGTGGCCTGTCGTGGACCACCCTGGCGCGCGTCACCCGGGCCAAGACCATGGAGGCACGCAGTCAGGAGTACGTCCAGGCGGCGCAGGCGCTCGGGATCTCGCACGCGCGCATTCTGGTGCGGCACATCCTGCCGAACATCGCAGGCCCCATCATCGCGCTCGCGACCCTCATGGTGGCACGCATGATCATCGCAGAGAGCGCGCTCAGCTTCCTCGGCCTGGGCGTACGGCCGCCCACCGCCAGCTGGGGCTCCATGCTGAGCGAGAGCGAGAGCCTGAAGATCGCCTCGCCACATCTTCTGCTGGTGCCCGCCGCGCTCATCGCCACGGCAGTGTTCGGTTTCAACCTGTTCGGGGAGGGGCTGCGCGATGCCTTCGACCCCAAGGAGTGACGGAGCGCGCGCGCGTCCACCGGGGCGCCTGATCCCCGGCGCGATCCTCGCGTTCGTCGCGCTCGGAGGCGCGGGCTTCGCTCTCTCACGCCTCCCGGACAGGCCCCAGGGGCCGCGCTACGTCGGGGCGGGGAACACGACACCGCGCTCGGGCGGCACGTTCGTGTTCGGCGCGGGGTCGGACGTGCACTCGCTCGATCCCCACATCGCCTACGACGCCAATTCGTACATGGGCATCCGGCTCGTGTTCGACGGGCTGCTCGACTACGACGAGCAAGGCCAGATGGTGCCCAGCCTGGCCACGGCCATGCCCGCGGTCAGCGAGGACGGGCGCACCTTCACGTTCCACCTGCGCGAGGGCGTGTACTTCCACGAGAGCCCCATCTTCGACGGTCCGCGGGAGTTGGTGGCCGAAGACGTCCGCTGGAGCCTCGAGCGGCTGCTGCACCCCGAGACGGGGTCGCCGGGGGTGAGCTTCTTCGCGCGGCTGCGAGGGTTCGAGGACTACCGCGCCGGGCGCGCGCCACACGTGGCGGGCATCGAGGTGCGCGGGCGCTACGAGGTGGCGTTCACGCTCGACCAGCCCGATCAGACGTTCCTCAATGCGCTCGCCATGGTGTTCGCGTATCCGGTGCCCCACGAGAACTACGAGCACTACATCGCGGCGGGCGACCCGGGCGCCGTCGAGCGCAACCCCGTGGGCACGGGTCCATTCGTGTTCGAGGCTTGGGAGCGAGGCGTGCAGCTCACGTTCACGCGCAACACACGCTACTGGGAGCCGAACCGCGCCAACCCGGACCGCATGGTGATGATCGAGCAGCTGGCGGGCGAGACCGCGGTCGGGCGCTTCAGCAATGGGGACCTCGACGTGCTCAGCAGCCTGCCCGCCGTACACTACCTGTTCTTCAAGCACGCGCCTGCGTGGGCCCCGTACATGGCCGAGGAGCCGGAGGCGACGATCCGTGGTCTGTGCATGAACACCGGCATGGCGCCGTTCGACAACGTCCACGTGCGGCGCGCCGTGGCGGCCGCCATCGACCGCGACGCGATGCGCGTCATGTACCAAGGCCGCGCCCTCCCGGCGGGGCAGATCCTGCCCCCGATGATCCCGGGGTACGACCCCGAGCTCCCCTCGCTGCAACACCTCGACTTGGAGCGCGCCCGTGAGGAGATGCGCCTGGCGGGGTATCCCGATGGCATCGCAGAGCCGGTCACGGCATGGATCGGCGAGGGGCAGGGATCGCTGGTGGCGGCGCAGCTGTGGGGCGCCAACCTCGAGCGCATCGGCATCCACGTCGAGTACCGTCAGGTCGCGTTCTCCGTGTACTTGGAAGAGACGGGCAAGCCTGGGCAGGCGCAGCTGTTCCCGTCCGCTTGGAACATGGATTTCCCAGACCCGAGCAACTTCCTCGAGATCCTCTTCCACAGCCAGAACATCCACCCCACCGCCAGCGAGAACCGCTCGTTCTACCGCAACCCGGAGCTGGACGCGCTGCTCGACCAGGCGCGGGGTGAACCAGACCACGAGCGCCGGCTCGCGCTGTATCGGCAGGCCAACGAGATCGTCTCGGCCGACGCGCCCTGGGCATTCCTCAGCAACGACCTCGGCGCCGAGCTGTGGCAGCCCTACGTGATGAACTACCGACCGCACCCGGTGTGGTCCAACGACTACCGCAACGTGTGGCTCGACCTGCCGCGTGAGCGCGTCCCCGACAGCCGCTATACGGAGGGCACCTCGCGATGACGCGCTACCTGATGAAGCGGCTGCTGTGGGCGCTCTTCGTGTTGTCCACCGTGGTGTCCACCGTCTTCCTGCTGGTCCACGTCGCTGGCGACCCAGCTGCGGTGGCGCTCGGGCCGCGCGCTTCGGCCGAGGCGCGCCGCGACTTCCGACGCATCAAAGGGCTGGACCAGCCGACGCTCGCACAATTCGGGTCGTACCTGGGGGTGTCTGCGTGCGTGCGCCGAGACTCCCCGGACTACCGAGACGGGCGCGGGCGCTGCGGTTTGCTCCAGGGCTCGCTCGGGACCAGCTACACCCACCGGGAAGATGTCGCGGCCGTCATCGCGCACCGCATGCCCCGCACGCTGCTGCTGGGCGTGATGGCCATGCTGTTCGAGCTGCTGTTCGGCATCACGGCGGGTATCGTGGCCGCCCTACGCCGGAACACGTGGGCCGACACGGGCATCATGGTGCTCACGTTCGCGGGCATCAGCGTGCCCACGTTCGTCACCGGGCCCATCGCCCTCTTCGTGTTGGCCTTCCTGCTGGGGTGGTTCCCCATGGGCGGCTACGGCGTCGGCTTCTGGGACCACGTGCGGCACGGTCTGCTGCCCGCGATGATCCTCGCGGTCGGTGGTGCGGCGACCTACGCGCGGATCCTGCGGGGCGAGCTGGTCGAGACGCTCCGCATGGACTACGTACGCACCGCGCGCGCCAAGGGGCTGGCGCCGCGCGTAGTCGTCGTGCGGCACGCGCTGCGGAACGCGCTGATCCCGATCGTGACGCTGCTCGGGCTGTCGCTGCCGGGACTCGTGGGGGGGGCCATCATCACCGAGAAGATCTTCAACTGGCCTGGGCTCGGCATGCTCACCATCGAGGCCATCAACAAGCTCGACGTGCCCATCATCATGGCGACGGTGCTCATGTTCGGCGTGCTGGTGCAGCTCGGAAACTTGCTGGCCGATGTCGCGGTGGCGGCGTTGGACCCCCGCATCCGCATTGGCGAACGCGGCTGAGCGCCGACGCCCACGGGCGTCACCGACCCACCCTCGACCTCGTAACCTACGGTGGTGGAACCTTTTTCCATTCGTTACGCTGACCCGCGCCCCCCGCCACCTCAGGTAGTCATGTTGCGGATTCGTTCTTTCGCCCTCTCGGCGCTGGCCTTGGCGTTGGCCACTGCGCTCCTCTCCAGCTGTTCCCCTGCGTCGCCCGACTTCCGCGACCCACGGACAGGCACGCCCAAGAGCCTGGGCGAGCTGGTCTACCAGATCCTCCTGGCCAACTTGCAGGAGTCACCGACCTGCCCCGAGACGTACGTCGCTCAGCTCACGGCCCACCACGAGGACTTCGTCACGACGTTCGACTACTTGGTCGACGGAGAGGTCGTTCAGGAGCTGCCCGAGATCCTGGGTGAGGTCCTGCAGCCCGTCATCGACAGCGGCGACCTGCCGCGCATGACCGACGCCGTCGCCCGCGCGCTGGCCCTGCTCATCAGCGACGAGTTCGACCCCGAGCGGCTGACCATCCAGTCGGCCATGTCGCTGCAGGACACGCGCACCGTGCTCGAGGGGTCGATGGCCATCGAGTTGGTCAGCCGGCTGCTGGCCGACCCCGAGCTGACGGCGCGCATTCACGACCTGGCCGAGTTCGCGGCGCACGACGACGGAATCGACTACACCCTGGACGCGCTGCTCTACATCGCCGAGCGCCGCTTGGCGGACACCAGCGACGACACGAGCATGTGCCAGGGCCTGACGATCGGGCCCCTCGAGGACACGCTGCTGACCCAGCAGGGCTTCACCTTCGGCCCGGGGACGGGCGCCGCCGCGTGGGTTCCGCGCGTGGATGCGCACGGCAACCCGCGGGTGCGCGAGATGGGGGGAGCGTTGCTGGGACCCTTCGTCGATCTGGACCATGACGGCGACGCCGACGTGAACGCGGAGGGCGAGCCCATCGACGCGAGCGGGACCCCGATCGACCTCCCGGCGTTGGCGAACGCTGCCGGCGCCGGACGAGACAGCTACGGGCGCGCCATCGACGCGGACGGTGAGCTCATCTACGAATACTACGACGCCAAGCGCACGGGGCTGGCGGCCGCCGTCCAGATCGCGCGCGGTCTCCTCGAGGCGGACCTGCATCACGACCTGAACGGTGTTGCCGCGGCGGTGCTCGGCGGGCAGGTGCCCTGCAGCGACGGGACGGACACGTGCCGCGCGTACCCGTCCGCCGACAACCCCCTCGCCGACATCGCGTTCATGGTGACGGAGATCGCGAAGCTGGATCGCCCGAAGGCGCTGCTGGACACCCTGTCCGTGCTGGTCACGGACAACCCCGTGCTCGCCGAGGATCTGTTCGTGGCGGTCGGTGACCTCATCCACCGCGTGGACACGCAGACCAGCATCAGCATCACGGACCCTGCCCTGATCGACCTCGGCATGGAGCTCGTGCCGCTGATCGAGGACGTGCTGGACTCCAGCAACACCAGCGGGCAGAGCACCGCGCGTGTGCTGCTCGACGTGCTGGTGGAGGTGCGCGCCGAGCAGCCCGACTTCCTCGAGCGGGTGGCGTGGATGATCGACTACATCGACCTCGACAAGTCCAACACCTGCAGCGCACAGGACCCCAACCTCGCGACGAGCCGGCGCGTGGACTACGACCAGCCGCGGTGGACCGGGGCCGTCAACACGGGCACGGACAACCGCAGCATCCTCGAGCAGGTGGTGGAGCTGTTGTACACAGCCGACTGCGGCAACCTCTTCGGGGGCACCGTGGCGTACCAGATCCTCGACCTCTTGGTGGCCCAGGATCCGAGCACGGTCTGCCAGGTCATCAATGTGCTCGGTGTGATTGATGGCGTGTTCGCGAACTCGTGCGAGTTCCAGTGGTGGAACCCGCTCTCCTGGATCCAGTGCGTGGCCAACGCCGTCGCGAACGGCGCGCTCAACGCCATCGGCTGCTCCAACGGGCAGGCCGTGCTGAACGAGCTGGAGTCGCTCCAGGGGCTGGCCGAGAGCGGCTCCCTCGACGCGCTCATCCCGCTGGCCAAGCTCTTCGACGATCGCGGGCAGCTGCGCCTGTTGGTGAACCTCCTCAAATTCCTGCACGAGGAGACGCTGCTGGACGAGGACAACGACCCGAACACAGAGAGCGTCATCCGGCAGCTCCTCCCGGTCATCAGTGAGTTCATCCACAGCGGCGGCGCGGACAAGCTGCTGGACACGCTGGAGCTGATGGTGACCGTGCCCGCCAGCGACAACCCCAGCCAGACCATGGCCGACGTCGTGGTCGACACCCTCGAGCGGGTCACCGAGACACGCGTGGTCCAGACCCGCAGCGGCGGCCGTCCCAGCACCTCCATGCTGCGCGAGACGATGCTCCCGCTGCGCGTGATGGTGAACCGCATCAACCAGCGCGGCGCCAAGCCCGAGCTGGACCACATGCTCGACTACGTCCTGAGCGGCATCACGACGACGCGCATGGAGGGGCCGCGACGTCGCCTGAACAACCCGAACCTCCTGCCGCTCATGCAGGTGGGGCTCGAGGTGGTGCGCGACGCGGCCGACCTGCCACACGCCCAGTACCTCTGCTACGTCGGCGAAGCGCAGAGCAGCGCGGTGAACCTTCTGCTCGACCGCGACTTCGCGACCGTCGTCCGGTTGGCCAGCTCGCTCGAGTCCACCGAGGAGGGTCCGCGGCTCGAAGCGTGGGTCACCGAGCTGCTCACGCCGAGCCTCTCGTCGCCCGACACGGAGGCATACGGACCGCTGATGCAGATCCTCGCCGCAGCGCTGAGCAGCGAGCTGCCGGACAGTGACCTCAGCGCCCTGTTCCGGTACGTGGGCACGGTCAGCGGGCAGCTGCGCAACGACGGGCGCGACTTCGTCGGGACGCTGGACGAGCTGCTCGCGGGGGACCGGGACGGGGTCATCCTGCGCATCGTGAGGGACGCCATCTCCGAGGGGCCGCTGCCCAGCCGCGAGCTGCCAATCTGCACCATGGCGGATGTGTTCAGCGACGTCGCGACGGTGACCGACGAGCCCATGTGCATGGCCGGTGGCGAGGTGGAGTTCACCGCGACCGACGTCGAGTCCGTCCTCGAGGGCGTGGTCGGCTTCATGGACGACGACACGGGTGGTCTGGGCGCGGTATACCGCTTGGTGGGTGAGCTCTCCTCCGTGCAGAACTGAGCGGATTCATGACGAATGACAACACACGCGCGGCCGCGATCGCGCTGAGCGTGGCGTGCGCGCTGGGGGTGTCCTCGGCCTCGGTCCCGCGGGCCCGCGCCAACGCCCCCGAAGACGTGCAGGGTGTGGGCGCCCGGATCAACGGCATGGGGGGCGCGGGCACCGCCGCGGCGGTGGACTTCTCCGCCACGTACTACAACCCCGCCAACCTCTCCCGTTGTTCGAACAGCCAGGTGGGTGTGGACATCCGGCACACCTTCTACAACTTGGACGTGGAGGACGACGGCCCTGCCCTGGCCGGCGATCCCGACGGCGATCCCACGACCGACGCGGACTACCCCACCCCCAAGCCGCTACGCAACCAGACGCGCGCGACCATGGGCTTCTGCAACCACCTGCCGTTCGGACTCTCGTTCGGGATGGTGTTCGGCATCGGTCTGCAGAACCCGATGACCCTGGACCAGAGCACGCTCAACCAGCGCCCCCACTGGCTGCTGTATGGTGAGCAACTCGAAGCCCTGAGCATCGCGCTGGCGATCGGCTACAGGCCCATCCCCCAGCTCAGCTTCGGGCTCGGGGCCAGCATCCTCATCCACTCGGCGTTGAGCATCAACACCGACATCGCCGTGCTCTCGGACGAACCCTCGGAGGTCATCTTCCAGTGGGACCTGCAGCCGGCGGCGGCGCTCTACGTGGGCGTCGACGTCAACCCCGTCGACTGGCTGCACCTGGGCATCGCGTACCGCGGGGCGCTCTACCACGACCTGCAGACTCCGGTGAACGTCGACGCGAGCGCGCTCGGGCTGGCCATCCCCATCCAGCTGTTCGTACAGTCCGCCGCCTGGTACACCCCGCGCCAAGTCGCCGTCGGCGCCAGCGTCGACCCGCTGGACATGCTGACGGTGGCCCTGGACCTGACCTGGTACAACTACGCGGCGCACCCAGGGCCCTTCTTGGTGGCCACTCCGGACAACGACTTGACGGCGGCCGCAGTGGGCTTCCCCACCCGCGAAGACTACGGCCAGCGCAACGTCGTCGTGACACGCCTGGGCGCCGAGCTGCGGGTGCTCGATGACGCGCTCGCCATTCGCGCGGGCTACGGGTTCCGTCCCTCGTCGCTTGCGCGCCCGGGCACGAGCGCTGGGTGCCTCGAGCGCACGGGCACGAGCGACCCCTGCCGCGCCAACGTGCTGGACGCAAACACACACAGCATCGCGTTCGGCGCGGGATACCGCTTCGGGGACAGTCCTGACACCGTCGCGCATCCACTCGAGGACGCGTCCGACGTGCCCCCGGACGAGTCCGCGGAAGAGAGCGATGTCGGGAGCCCGGAAAGCGACCGGGCCTCGGCGGGGGCGGGTGGAGCCCAGGGAGCGACGCCGACCAGCGCGGCCGGTCGCGGAGGGCAACCAGCCTGGGCGACGCGTGGTGGCGCGGATACTGGACCGAGCACGAGCGCTGCGGCGCCCCCTGGCACGCCAGCGGCGCCTTCGGCTCCTCCTGGAACCGCAGCGCAGGGAGCCAGCGCACAGCCTGGGAGCGGGGCTCCGGCGGACAGCGGTGGTCGCGTCGCGCTCGACGCCGAGAACGAGCGCACGTACGACCCGCACCGCTCGGTGGGCGCCAACGCGTCAATCGACTTCTTCTTCCGCGCCAACATGATGCGGCACCGGCGCGTGACGCGCAGCGCCGAGGACGTCGCGAACGGCATCGACTATCTGCAGAGCTTCCGCTACGGCGGGGCCGTGCTGGACATCGGCATCACGCTCACGCTCGGCTGGTACTGAGCGTCTTCCTCGGCCGAAGGGCCAGGTGCGCCGTCGTCTGCGAACGGGGCAGCGGCGCGCCGGTGGCCCCGTCAGGCTGTGCAGCCTCTGCCCGCCACCGATTTACATGCAGACTGTCGCGCTCCTGGACGACGCGTGTGGACAGCAGCTCGGCGGTTCAGGTCGGTGTCCCCTTGTGCTGTACCAAAAATGAACAGTACCCTCGGGGTGATGAACGCCTCGACACCACGGTCTTCGAAGAGGTGGCGGGGCAGGACACGCCCACCATCCTGGGTGAGACGGTGCAGTTCCTGGCGGAGCGCTACGGCGTGATCGCGGCGTGTGCGCCCGTGCCGGTCATCGACATCAACAACTCGGACTTCATCACGGGCAACTTCGTGCTGGCCGACGGGGCGTTCGCGCTCTACACCGCCGACGACCTCGCGGGCGGCCCCTGCCCCCAGACGAACCTCGACCCGCGACAGCCCTCGTTC is drawn from Sandaracinaceae bacterium and contains these coding sequences:
- a CDS encoding outer membrane protein transport protein produces the protein MTNDNTRAAAIALSVACALGVSSASVPRARANAPEDVQGVGARINGMGGAGTAAAVDFSATYYNPANLSRCSNSQVGVDIRHTFYNLDVEDDGPALAGDPDGDPTTDADYPTPKPLRNQTRATMGFCNHLPFGLSFGMVFGIGLQNPMTLDQSTLNQRPHWLLYGEQLEALSIALAIGYRPIPQLSFGLGASILIHSALSINTDIAVLSDEPSEVIFQWDLQPAAALYVGVDVNPVDWLHLGIAYRGALYHDLQTPVNVDASALGLAIPIQLFVQSAAWYTPRQVAVGASVDPLDMLTVALDLTWYNYAAHPGPFLVATPDNDLTAAAVGFPTREDYGQRNVVVTRLGAELRVLDDALAIRAGYGFRPSSLARPGTSAGCLERTGTSDPCRANVLDANTHSIAFGAGYRFGDSPDTVAHPLEDASDVPPDESAEESDVGSPESDRASAGAGGAQGATPTSAAGRGGQPAWATRGGADTGPSTSAAAPPGTPAAPSAPPGTAAQGASAQPGSGAPADSGGRVALDAENERTYDPHRSVGANASIDFFFRANMMRHRRVTRSAEDVANGIDYLQSFRYGGAVLDIGITLTLGWY
- a CDS encoding MerR family transcriptional regulator produces the protein MTTLTRYDRARRGQTSADADSSFSEAELDDVEQSHPTGMNVQQIVDVFASQGRGITEATFRKYVQLGLLPRSVRVGREGKARGSQGLYPATAVRQIDHIRRLMRQGYTIEEIQKEFLFVRGDIEALTRQMNRVYEAIERALEERVAAGEDHTSSREALTRASRLGTEWVSEIEAIEARLTMRARMARAAV
- a CDS encoding ABC transporter permease, which gives rise to MDPRAWRRFRRNKGALVGAALVTAITLTGLLGPFLAPHDPAEQFRDALIDTDTGLPRGPFEVAGHPLGGDGPLGRDELSRLLHGASVSMAVAYLATGLALLIGVAVGLLSGYFQGWLDLVSMRFVDLVLCMPFLLIAIVLQKVWVVEGTLAPLMVLCVILGGLSWTTLARVTRAKTMEARSQEYVQAAQALGISHARILVRHILPNIAGPIIALATLMVARMIIAESALSFLGLGVRPPTASWGSMLSESESLKIASPHLLLVPAALIATAVFGFNLFGEGLRDAFDPKE
- a CDS encoding ABC transporter permease, with product MTRYLMKRLLWALFVLSTVVSTVFLLVHVAGDPAAVALGPRASAEARRDFRRIKGLDQPTLAQFGSYLGVSACVRRDSPDYRDGRGRCGLLQGSLGTSYTHREDVAAVIAHRMPRTLLLGVMAMLFELLFGITAGIVAALRRNTWADTGIMVLTFAGISVPTFVTGPIALFVLAFLLGWFPMGGYGVGFWDHVRHGLLPAMILAVGGAATYARILRGELVETLRMDYVRTARAKGLAPRVVVVRHALRNALIPIVTLLGLSLPGLVGGAIITEKIFNWPGLGMLTIEAINKLDVPIIMATVLMFGVLVQLGNLLADVAVAALDPRIRIGERG
- a CDS encoding ABC transporter substrate-binding protein, with the translated sequence MPSTPRSDGARARPPGRLIPGAILAFVALGGAGFALSRLPDRPQGPRYVGAGNTTPRSGGTFVFGAGSDVHSLDPHIAYDANSYMGIRLVFDGLLDYDEQGQMVPSLATAMPAVSEDGRTFTFHLREGVYFHESPIFDGPRELVAEDVRWSLERLLHPETGSPGVSFFARLRGFEDYRAGRAPHVAGIEVRGRYEVAFTLDQPDQTFLNALAMVFAYPVPHENYEHYIAAGDPGAVERNPVGTGPFVFEAWERGVQLTFTRNTRYWEPNRANPDRMVMIEQLAGETAVGRFSNGDLDVLSSLPAVHYLFFKHAPAWAPYMAEEPEATIRGLCMNTGMAPFDNVHVRRAVAAAIDRDAMRVMYQGRALPAGQILPPMIPGYDPELPSLQHLDLERAREEMRLAGYPDGIAEPVTAWIGEGQGSLVAAQLWGANLERIGIHVEYRQVAFSVYLEETGKPGQAQLFPSAWNMDFPDPSNFLEILFHSQNIHPTASENRSFYRNPELDALLDQARGEPDHERRLALYRQANEIVSADAPWAFLSNDLGAELWQPYVMNYRPHPVWSNDYRNVWLDLPRERVPDSRYTEGTSR